One part of the Archangium lipolyticum genome encodes these proteins:
- a CDS encoding RNA methyltransferase, translated as MFDAVGLRPEYLAAGPEGSTSVVHTEHDALELIRQRQVVTEVPAFGVTSLVEAVAGGPVHGSWRTHAKGRLMYRLGRMLRASDEVLAVRLVEGKVAFVDASLWPVVYRVAMEPSRRRRSLEGLAPQARALLSAVERDRVVRLDKDSEWTKAREALEERLLVHLSETQAESGRHVTVLRSWRDWVSPTVKEAAETLTYDEALARLREACGGAPAGLGPWVP; from the coding sequence ATGTTCGATGCGGTGGGTCTCCGTCCGGAGTACCTGGCGGCGGGCCCCGAAGGGAGCACGAGCGTGGTCCACACCGAGCACGACGCCCTGGAGCTCATCCGGCAACGGCAGGTCGTCACGGAGGTCCCGGCCTTTGGGGTGACCTCACTCGTCGAAGCCGTGGCCGGAGGCCCGGTGCATGGGAGCTGGAGGACACACGCCAAGGGCCGGCTGATGTACCGGCTCGGACGCATGCTGAGGGCCTCGGACGAGGTGCTCGCCGTGCGGCTCGTGGAAGGCAAGGTGGCCTTCGTGGACGCCTCGCTCTGGCCCGTGGTGTACCGGGTGGCCATGGAGCCCTCGCGGCGGCGCCGCTCGCTGGAGGGGCTCGCTCCCCAGGCGCGCGCCCTGCTGTCGGCGGTGGAGCGGGACCGGGTGGTCCGCCTGGACAAGGACAGCGAGTGGACGAAGGCCCGCGAGGCACTGGAGGAGCGGTTGCTCGTGCACCTCTCCGAGACCCAGGCCGAGAGCGGCCGTCACGTCACCGTGCTCCGCTCGTGGCGGGACTGGGTCTCCCCCACCGTGAAGGAAGCCGCGGAGACCCTCACCTATGACGAGGCGCTCGCGCGGCTGCGCGAGGCCTGTGGTGGGGCCCCCGCGGGGCTCGGCCCCTGGGTGCCCTGA
- a CDS encoding sterol desaturase family protein: MLEQLHGLWHWLSSSDSGMKGPLVWAIPLLLAMMVLEALVSALTRDGHYDARDLLANLGIGMGNAVANLVWSPLALAMNGLVYAHTPLRMPVDAVWAWVLLFFLEDLCYYVSHRAEHGLRILWASHQVHHSSERFNLSIGVRTPWLHGAFLWVFWVPLALLGFSPLMIVTQQGLSMVWQFFSHTGHVGRLGPLEHLLSTPSNHRVHHARNPEYLDRNFGGVLILWDRLFGTYIPEQASPDYGLPGTPRSYNPFILVLRVWGALLRDTARAPSWRRRLRCLVGPP; this comes from the coding sequence TTGCTCGAGCAACTTCATGGACTCTGGCATTGGCTCTCCTCGTCGGACAGCGGCATGAAGGGCCCGCTCGTCTGGGCCATCCCCCTCCTGCTCGCGATGATGGTGCTCGAGGCCCTCGTGAGCGCGCTCACGCGGGACGGCCATTACGACGCGAGGGATCTGCTGGCGAACCTGGGAATCGGCATGGGCAACGCCGTGGCGAACCTCGTCTGGAGCCCGCTGGCCCTGGCCATGAATGGCCTCGTCTACGCACACACGCCGCTGCGCATGCCCGTGGACGCCGTCTGGGCCTGGGTGCTGCTCTTCTTCCTCGAGGACCTCTGCTACTACGTCTCCCACCGTGCCGAGCACGGGCTCCGCATCCTGTGGGCCTCGCATCAGGTGCACCACTCCTCGGAGCGCTTCAATCTCAGCATCGGCGTGCGCACGCCCTGGCTGCATGGCGCCTTCCTCTGGGTGTTCTGGGTGCCGCTGGCGCTGCTGGGGTTCTCCCCGCTGATGATCGTCACCCAGCAGGGGCTCAGCATGGTCTGGCAGTTCTTCTCCCATACCGGGCACGTGGGGCGGCTCGGCCCCCTCGAGCACCTGTTGAGCACGCCGTCGAACCACCGCGTCCATCACGCGCGCAATCCGGAGTACCTGGACAGGAACTTCGGCGGTGTTCTCATCCTCTGGGACCGCCTCTTCGGCACCTACATCCCCGAGCAGGCGTCCCCTGACTACGGACTGCCGGGAACTCCCCGCTCGTACAACCCGTTCATCCTGGTACTCCGCGTGTGGGGGGCACTCCTCCGGGATACCGCTCGTGCACCCTCGTGGAGGCGGCGCTTGCGCTGCCTCGTGGGCCCCCCATGA